Part of the Desulfonatronovibrio magnus genome is shown below.
AAAAACAAATTGAACAAATATTTTAAGCAACAAAAAAGAATTTTGCAATAATCTAAACCTCATGAATTGACACTGTCAGCCCATGGGGGCTAAACTGGTACCTCATATGTAAAATATAATTTTACTCGTTTTCAAGCACTTCTTCAACATCAAGTATAGCTACCAGTTTGTTTTTATACTTATACACTCCCTGAAAAAATTTGCCCTTGACCCCTTTTATATTGGAAGGGGCAGGTGAAACATTTTCCCGGTCTGCTACAACTACATCCGTTACCTTATTAACAAGAAAACCAATAAATTCCTGTTTTGAATTTACAATAATTATTCTGGTATCATCTGTAATGTTTGCTGTTGATTCAATACCCAGTTTCTTCCCAAGGTCGATAATGGTTACAATTTTTCCTCGAAGATTCATAATACCTACGACATAATCCGGAGAGTGAGGGACTGATGTCAGCAATACCTGCTTATTGATCTCTTGAACAAACCCTATGTCTATGCCGCATAAAGCTTCTCCTACATAAAAACAGGAAATCTGAAAAGTTCCTTTCTTACCATGCTTGGCAATATTGTCTTCTGTCATTATATTTCCCCTTTATCTGCCTTGGAAAGTTGCCTGAT
Proteins encoded:
- a CDS encoding chemotaxis protein CheW; translation: MTEDNIAKHGKKGTFQISCFYVGEALCGIDIGFVQEINKQVLLTSVPHSPDYVVGIMNLRGKIVTIIDLGKKLGIESTANITDDTRIIIVNSKQEFIGFLVNKVTDVVVADRENVSPAPSNIKGVKGKFFQGVYKYKNKLVAILDVEEVLENE